One region of Duncaniella freteri genomic DNA includes:
- a CDS encoding saccharopine dehydrogenase family protein encodes MAKVVIIGCGGVGTVVAHKCAQHPDVFSEIVIASRTRSKCEAVVETIGKPNVSADVVDADSVPQLVELFNRHKPQLVINVALPYQDLTIMDACLICGVNYLDTANYEPKDVAHFEYSWQWAYKQRFEEAGLTAILGCGFDPGVSGVFTAYAAKHHFSEMEYLDIVDCNAGDHGKAFATNFNPEINIREITQNGRYYQDGKWVTTGPLEIHKTLTYPNIGGRESYLLYHEELESLVKNFPSIKRARFWMTFGQEYLTHLRVIQDIGMARIDEIDYNGQKIVPLQFLKAVLPNPQDLGENYHGETSIGCRISGKDKEGKPLTYYIWNNCSHEAAYKETGMQAVSYTTGVPAMVGAMMFLTGKWVKPGVNNVEEFDPDPFLAELAKDGLPWNETFNQDLEV; translated from the coding sequence ATGGCAAAAGTAGTAATCATAGGTTGCGGCGGCGTCGGCACCGTCGTTGCCCACAAATGCGCCCAGCACCCCGACGTGTTCAGCGAGATAGTGATCGCTTCGCGCACCCGTTCAAAGTGTGAGGCTGTGGTTGAAACCATCGGCAAGCCAAATGTAAGTGCTGATGTCGTGGACGCCGACAGCGTTCCCCAGCTCGTAGAGCTCTTCAACCGTCACAAGCCTCAGCTCGTCATCAATGTGGCACTCCCCTATCAGGACCTCACAATTATGGATGCATGCCTCATATGCGGAGTGAACTACCTCGACACAGCCAACTATGAGCCAAAAGATGTGGCACACTTCGAATACTCATGGCAGTGGGCATACAAGCAGCGTTTCGAGGAAGCAGGTCTTACTGCCATTCTCGGTTGCGGTTTCGACCCCGGAGTGTCAGGAGTATTCACAGCATATGCCGCCAAGCACCATTTCTCGGAGATGGAGTACCTCGACATAGTGGACTGCAACGCCGGAGACCACGGCAAGGCATTCGCCACCAACTTCAACCCTGAGATCAACATCCGCGAGATCACTCAGAACGGACGCTACTATCAGGACGGCAAATGGGTTACAACCGGACCGCTCGAAATCCACAAGACACTCACATATCCCAACATAGGCGGGCGTGAAAGCTACCTCCTGTACCACGAAGAACTGGAGTCGCTCGTCAAGAACTTCCCCTCAATCAAGAGAGCTCGTTTCTGGATGACATTCGGACAGGAATACCTCACCCACCTGCGCGTGATCCAGGACATAGGCATGGCACGTATCGACGAGATCGACTACAACGGACAGAAGATAGTGCCGCTCCAGTTCCTTAAGGCAGTCCTCCCCAATCCTCAGGACCTCGGCGAGAACTACCATGGCGAGACATCTATCGGATGCCGCATATCAGGCAAGGACAAGGAAGGCAAGCCTCTGACCTACTATATATGGAACAACTGCTCTCACGAGGCAGCCTATAAAGAGACCGGAATGCAGGCTGTAAGCTACACCACCGGCGTGCCGGCAATGGTCGGAGCCATGATGTTCCTTACCGGCAAGTGGGTAAAACCTGGCGTGAACAACGTCGAGGAATTCGATCCCGATCCGTTCCTTGCCGAGCTTGCAAAGGACGGTCTCCCTTGGAACGAGACCTTCAATCAGGATCTCGAAGTATAG
- a CDS encoding lysophospholipid acyltransferase family protein produces MREKLKYALYRVLFTTLALLPFRVLYCISDGVRMILQHVMKYRRGVIRMNLRNSFPEKTDEELREIEQDFYKQFADNIVETAKLLHISDKQVDRRIKVECGEIVDRLIEEGHPVVMYLGHYANWEYVPAVVRHFSKPRLCAQVYKPLHDKAFDRLMLKVRSRFNPVSLPQERVFRTMVRWHRDNVPFIIGFVADHRSNSSVSHHATTFLGQHTPFNPGGEEIGKHVNAAYLYLDMEKTGRGHYRMTLKPIKPRSLEGDSPYTRRYYEMLEETIRRRPGLWLWSHRRWLYQ; encoded by the coding sequence ATGCGAGAAAAACTGAAATACGCACTGTACAGAGTGCTGTTCACCACACTCGCTCTGCTACCGTTCAGGGTGCTTTACTGCATCAGTGACGGCGTGCGTATGATCCTACAGCATGTGATGAAATACCGTCGAGGTGTCATACGCATGAATCTCCGCAACTCATTCCCGGAAAAGACGGATGAGGAGCTAAGAGAGATCGAGCAGGACTTCTACAAACAGTTCGCGGACAATATCGTGGAGACCGCGAAGCTGCTTCACATAAGCGACAAGCAGGTCGACAGGAGGATTAAGGTCGAGTGTGGAGAAATCGTGGACCGTCTCATTGAGGAGGGTCATCCTGTAGTGATGTACCTGGGTCATTACGCCAACTGGGAGTATGTCCCGGCAGTGGTGCGTCATTTCAGCAAGCCGCGCCTATGCGCCCAGGTGTACAAGCCACTTCACGACAAAGCGTTCGACCGGCTCATGCTGAAGGTGCGTTCGCGATTCAACCCAGTGTCACTGCCGCAGGAGAGGGTGTTCAGGACCATGGTGCGCTGGCACCGCGACAATGTTCCGTTCATAATAGGCTTCGTTGCCGACCACCGGTCGAACAGCAGTGTGTCACACCATGCCACCACTTTCCTGGGACAGCATACCCCATTCAATCCCGGAGGCGAGGAGATAGGGAAGCATGTAAATGCCGCCTATCTGTATCTCGATATGGAGAAGACCGGACGTGGACATTACCGAATGACACTGAAGCCCATCAAGCCCCGCAGCCTTGAGGGGGATTCGCCATACACCCGACGCTACTATGAAATGCTTGAAGAGACTATACGCCGACGCCCAGGACTGTGGCTCTGGTCACACCGCCGCTGGCTATACCAGTGA
- a CDS encoding 3-deoxy-D-manno-octulosonic acid transferase: MRFARCVALGVSTFVSEDSTAKIKRFVRGQRCAVDKVVKGMQGLDRSKPTVWLHAASLGEYGIARPIITSIKEQLDCNIVVTFFSPTGYEAVTKHPGMIDRVFYLPLDTSSNASKFLDAVKPDCAVFMVSEYWHNYLNQLKKLGIPSFLMSAIIRDDGPFFRWYGKLYRDSIAGFSKVFTLDENSVRNLHSIGVDNATVNGDPLFDNVALVASTPWKDERIERFAGKEKIFLAGSIHDDEDLEMVTELANRHPGTRFIIVPHEIDEDTIKKIEDKVKRRSLRYTHCSASDDMSDAQVMIVDFVGALAYIYRYASWAYVGGGFTRLLHSVIEPAVYGIPVSFGPNIRRKVTPTEMERLGIGKVVHDIEELDIWFKRLKSDTARQQYIAKRAAKYVSQNTGATPRVVQQILRTLCEKN; the protein is encoded by the coding sequence ATGCGTTTTGCAAGATGCGTCGCACTTGGCGTATCCACCTTCGTATCGGAGGACAGTACCGCCAAGATAAAACGCTTTGTACGCGGCCAACGCTGTGCCGTGGATAAAGTCGTAAAAGGCATGCAGGGCCTTGACCGGAGCAAACCGACCGTATGGCTCCATGCCGCATCGTTAGGGGAATACGGCATTGCACGACCTATCATAACGTCGATCAAGGAACAGCTTGACTGCAATATCGTGGTGACGTTCTTCTCCCCTACTGGCTACGAGGCTGTCACCAAGCACCCGGGAATGATCGACAGGGTGTTCTATCTGCCACTCGACACAAGCAGCAACGCATCGAAGTTTCTTGATGCCGTCAAGCCTGACTGTGCAGTGTTCATGGTGTCGGAGTACTGGCACAATTACCTGAACCAGCTTAAGAAACTTGGAATACCATCATTCCTGATGTCAGCCATCATACGTGATGACGGACCGTTCTTCCGTTGGTACGGCAAGCTGTACCGCGATTCCATAGCCGGATTCTCGAAGGTGTTCACGCTTGACGAGAACTCTGTCAGGAATCTTCATTCCATCGGTGTAGACAATGCAACGGTGAACGGCGACCCACTGTTTGACAACGTAGCCCTGGTCGCCTCCACACCATGGAAAGACGAGAGGATCGAAAGGTTTGCCGGGAAAGAGAAGATATTCCTTGCAGGGAGCATCCATGACGACGAAGACCTTGAGATGGTGACAGAGCTCGCCAACCGACATCCTGGGACGCGCTTCATAATCGTCCCCCACGAGATTGACGAGGACACCATCAAGAAGATAGAGGACAAGGTGAAACGCAGGAGCCTCAGGTACACCCATTGCAGCGCGAGCGACGACATGAGCGACGCGCAGGTGATGATAGTGGACTTCGTGGGTGCGCTTGCCTACATATACCGCTATGCTTCGTGGGCATATGTGGGAGGAGGGTTCACACGCCTGCTCCATAGCGTGATCGAGCCTGCCGTGTACGGGATACCGGTGTCGTTCGGTCCGAACATAAGGCGCAAGGTCACCCCGACGGAGATGGAGCGTCTCGGCATAGGCAAGGTGGTGCATGACATAGAGGAGCTCGACATATGGTTCAAGCGACTGAAGTCGGACACAGCTCGCCAGCAGTACATAGCCAAACGCGCAGCGAAATATGTGAGCCAGAACACAGGTGCAACACCACGTGTAGTGCAACAAATACTCAGGACATTATGCGAGAAAAACTGA
- a CDS encoding glycosyltransferase family 9 protein, protein MAESTRRKRLVALRFSALGDIAMTVPVIYSVARSHPEMDIYVATRPFFGRMFVNAPSNVTVMPFDLKGEHKGVRGVFRIARELARLKADYVADLHDILRTRLIGMYLRMRGARVARVDKARGIRRAVFAGGEPQRQYIDRYFDVFRKLGADASMNFSSIYQSAEPVKLPAEISCPAVGIAPFARYSTKTYPPEKMRRVARMLAREGMNVYLFGGRGTEAETLDSWQENPDAGRGEIVSLAGRYPLEEELALMSRLEVMVSMDSANQHLAGLAGTKVVSVWGGTTPACGFLGFGQEGRNAVVLNIACQPCTIAGSKSCPLGHMDCLNKISEETIVNKVKELCR, encoded by the coding sequence ATGGCAGAAAGCACACGGAGAAAGCGACTGGTGGCACTGCGGTTCTCCGCCCTCGGGGACATCGCAATGACGGTGCCTGTGATCTACTCGGTGGCGAGGAGCCATCCCGAGATGGATATCTATGTGGCGACACGTCCGTTCTTCGGGCGAATGTTTGTCAACGCGCCATCCAACGTTACTGTGATGCCCTTTGACCTGAAAGGTGAGCACAAAGGGGTCAGAGGCGTGTTCAGGATAGCCCGTGAGCTTGCAAGACTGAAAGCTGACTATGTGGCGGACCTTCACGACATACTGCGCACACGCCTCATAGGGATGTACCTGAGGATGAGAGGTGCGCGTGTGGCGCGCGTAGACAAGGCGCGCGGCATACGCAGAGCGGTGTTTGCGGGAGGGGAGCCACAAAGACAGTACATAGACCGGTATTTCGATGTGTTCAGGAAGCTCGGGGCAGATGCGTCAATGAACTTCTCGTCGATATACCAGAGTGCCGAGCCAGTGAAGCTGCCGGCAGAGATATCGTGTCCGGCAGTAGGCATAGCACCGTTTGCCCGCTACAGCACCAAGACGTATCCTCCTGAGAAGATGAGGCGTGTAGCCCGGATGCTTGCAAGGGAGGGGATGAACGTGTATCTGTTCGGAGGGCGCGGAACAGAAGCTGAGACCCTTGACTCATGGCAGGAGAATCCGGATGCCGGGAGAGGGGAGATAGTGTCATTAGCAGGACGCTACCCACTCGAAGAAGAGCTTGCGCTGATGAGCCGCCTTGAGGTGATGGTGAGCATGGACTCAGCCAACCAGCATCTCGCAGGGCTTGCCGGCACGAAGGTGGTATCGGTGTGGGGCGGCACAACACCTGCCTGCGGATTTCTGGGCTTCGGACAGGAGGGCAGGAATGCCGTGGTGCTGAACATAGCCTGCCAGCCCTGCACTATCGCCGGGAGCAAGAGCTGCCCGCTCGGACATATGGACTGCCTCAACAAAATATCAGAAGAGACCATCGTCAATAAAGTCAAAGAGCTGTGCAGATAG
- a CDS encoding 3-deoxy-manno-octulosonate cytidylyltransferase, giving the protein MKIICVIPARAESSRFFEKPLALILGKPMIQWVYEHCKEVEVFEEVYVATDSEKIKSKAESFGAKVIMTRDDHDTATERLYEVSTRIDADLYVMVNGDEPLLTRDAIVQCIPDGLQPGDFFVSNLMTDFSNPVEVVDATNLKIVTAADDRCLFISRSPIPYPKGAMDYVFHKFVGVGAFTRKALDFYHNTPRGPIEKIEENDSFRFLENHMPIYYYNCHCKSLSVDNRKDIDGVEAYLRNL; this is encoded by the coding sequence ATGAAAATAATATGCGTGATCCCGGCACGTGCCGAGTCGTCAAGATTCTTTGAGAAACCTCTTGCCCTCATACTCGGCAAACCTATGATCCAATGGGTCTACGAACACTGCAAGGAGGTAGAGGTGTTCGAAGAGGTCTATGTCGCCACCGACAGCGAGAAAATCAAGTCGAAGGCAGAGAGCTTCGGAGCGAAGGTGATCATGACACGTGATGACCACGACACAGCCACCGAACGGCTCTATGAGGTGTCGACACGCATCGATGCGGACCTTTACGTGATGGTGAACGGAGATGAGCCACTGCTCACCCGCGATGCCATAGTGCAGTGCATACCTGACGGACTTCAGCCCGGGGATTTCTTTGTGTCGAACCTCATGACCGACTTCTCGAATCCTGTGGAGGTTGTTGACGCAACCAACCTGAAGATCGTGACCGCTGCCGATGACCGCTGCCTGTTCATATCCCGCTCACCTATCCCCTATCCGAAGGGGGCGATGGACTATGTGTTCCACAAGTTTGTGGGAGTGGGCGCATTCACACGCAAGGCTCTCGACTTCTACCACAACACACCCCGCGGGCCTATCGAGAAGATCGAGGAGAACGATTCGTTCCGTTTCCTTGAGAACCATATGCCTATCTACTATTACAACTGCCACTGCAAGTCGCTGTCGGTGGACAACCGCAAGGACATCGACGGAGTGGAGGCATACCTCAGAAATCTCTAA
- a CDS encoding L-threonylcarbamoyladenylate synthase, translating to MKTLRMYPTSLNERFLDEAVDVLEKGGIIIYPTDTLYAMGCDALNNGAIERLCKVKGVNPQKQTLSIVCDGLSMASEYARIDNEAFRILRSNLPGPFTFILPAATTLPKVFKGRRTVGVRIPDNPISRALSERLGHPVLSTSIPQDEECGDPSAFADEYAGIASLLIDGGEGDGIPSTVVDLTDSRDPEIVRDGKGELI from the coding sequence ATGAAAACACTCCGCATGTATCCCACAAGCCTGAATGAAAGGTTCCTTGACGAGGCTGTGGATGTCCTTGAGAAAGGAGGAATAATCATTTATCCTACCGACACCCTGTATGCCATGGGGTGTGATGCATTGAACAATGGGGCGATCGAACGGCTATGCAAGGTGAAAGGTGTGAATCCTCAGAAGCAGACCCTGTCCATAGTGTGTGACGGACTGTCGATGGCAAGCGAGTATGCAAGAATCGACAATGAGGCTTTCAGGATACTGCGTTCCAATCTTCCGGGACCGTTCACTTTCATTCTCCCTGCTGCAACCACATTGCCTAAGGTATTTAAGGGGAGGCGTACAGTGGGTGTGCGCATCCCTGACAACCCTATATCGCGAGCCCTGTCCGAACGCCTCGGTCATCCGGTGCTTTCCACTTCCATCCCTCAGGATGAGGAGTGCGGTGACCCTTCGGCATTTGCCGATGAGTATGCCGGGATTGCATCGCTGCTAATTGACGGAGGGGAGGGTGACGGCATCCCGTCCACGGTGGTCGACCTCACTGACAGCCGCGATCCTGAAATCGTCAGAGATGGAAAAGGCGAACTGATATGA
- the argS gene encoding arginine--tRNA ligase, whose amino-acid sequence MSIDSIISEAVSRAVKELYATDTPADSIVPQATRKEFEGNVTVVVFPWVKAARKSPEAVGTEIGEWLVNNEPAVEKFNVVKGFLNLTIAPGFWNSVLAHIADTPDYGMKAADENSPLVMVEYSSPNTNKPLHLGHIRNNLLGFSLAEILKACGNRVVKTNIVNDRGIHICKSMLAWQKWGDGVTPESSGKKGDHLIGDFYVLFDKHFKAEVKSLMEKGMSEDEAKAESPLMKEAREMLVKWEQKDPEIRGLWQKMNEWVYAGFDETYKRMGVDFDKIYYESETYLEGKEKVLEGLDAGKMYRKEDGSVWADLTGDGLDHKLLLRSDGTSVYMTQDIGTAKLRFQDFPIDKMIYVVGNEQNYHFQVLSILLDRLGFKWGKDLVHFSYGMVELPEGKMKSREGTVVDADDLMDDMVSTARSVSAELGKLDGLTDEETAAISEMVGLGALKYFLLKVDPRKNITFNPKESIDFNGNTGPFIQYTYARIRSVLRKAAEEGMQVEDHSAVTPGEREITLIQALADYPSVVAAAGQSYSPALIANYVYDLVKLYNQFYHDCSILKETDTAVRSLRLRLSSQTARVIESGMKLLGIRVPERM is encoded by the coding sequence ATGTCGATTGATAGCATCATATCCGAAGCCGTGTCACGTGCAGTCAAAGAGCTGTACGCTACCGACACTCCCGCCGACAGTATCGTACCTCAAGCCACCCGCAAGGAGTTTGAAGGCAATGTCACTGTGGTAGTGTTCCCATGGGTCAAGGCGGCACGCAAATCACCCGAGGCTGTCGGGACTGAGATAGGCGAATGGCTTGTGAACAATGAGCCGGCAGTTGAAAAATTCAACGTCGTGAAAGGCTTCCTTAACCTCACCATCGCTCCCGGATTCTGGAACTCAGTGCTCGCACATATAGCCGACACCCCCGACTACGGAATGAAAGCGGCTGATGAGAACTCCCCACTTGTTATGGTGGAATACTCATCACCGAACACCAACAAGCCTCTCCACCTGGGGCATATACGCAACAATCTCCTCGGATTCAGCCTCGCCGAGATACTCAAGGCATGCGGCAACCGCGTAGTAAAGACCAACATCGTAAATGACCGTGGCATACACATCTGCAAATCGATGCTCGCATGGCAGAAGTGGGGCGACGGCGTAACCCCTGAATCTTCAGGAAAAAAAGGCGACCATCTGATCGGCGACTTCTACGTCCTTTTCGACAAGCATTTCAAGGCTGAGGTCAAGAGCCTCATGGAGAAAGGCATGTCCGAGGACGAGGCTAAGGCAGAATCTCCGCTCATGAAGGAGGCTCGTGAAATGCTCGTGAAATGGGAACAGAAGGACCCCGAAATCCGTGGACTCTGGCAGAAAATGAACGAATGGGTATACGCCGGATTTGACGAGACCTACAAGCGCATGGGTGTCGACTTCGATAAGATATACTACGAGAGCGAGACCTATCTCGAAGGTAAAGAGAAAGTGCTCGAAGGGCTCGATGCAGGCAAGATGTACCGCAAAGAGGACGGATCGGTATGGGCCGACCTCACCGGCGACGGACTCGACCACAAGCTACTCCTGCGCAGCGACGGCACATCGGTCTACATGACACAGGACATCGGAACAGCCAAACTGCGTTTCCAGGACTTCCCTATCGACAAGATGATATACGTCGTGGGCAACGAACAGAACTACCATTTCCAGGTGCTCTCGATCCTTCTCGACCGCCTCGGATTCAAATGGGGCAAGGACCTTGTTCATTTCTCTTACGGAATGGTCGAACTCCCCGAAGGAAAAATGAAGTCACGCGAAGGCACCGTGGTAGATGCCGACGACCTTATGGACGATATGGTGTCAACAGCCCGCTCTGTATCCGCCGAACTCGGCAAGCTCGACGGTCTCACCGATGAGGAGACCGCCGCTATCAGCGAGATGGTAGGACTCGGCGCGCTCAAATACTTTCTACTCAAGGTTGATCCCCGAAAGAACATCACCTTCAATCCAAAGGAATCCATCGACTTCAACGGCAACACCGGACCCTTTATACAGTACACCTACGCACGTATCCGCTCAGTGCTGCGCAAGGCTGCCGAAGAGGGAATGCAGGTCGAGGACCACTCAGCCGTGACACCTGGCGAACGTGAGATCACACTCATCCAGGCTCTCGCCGACTATCCGTCGGTTGTGGCAGCTGCCGGTCAGAGCTACAGCCCTGCTCTGATAGCCAACTATGTATACGACCTTGTAAAACTCTACAACCAGTTCTACCACGACTGCTCGATACTCAAGGAAACCGACACCGCGGTTCGCTCACTCAGGCTCAGACTCAGCTCGCAGACCGCACGCGTCATCGAGTCAGGCATGAAACTCCTCGGCATCAGGGTACCCGAACGCATGTAA
- a CDS encoding IS1096 element passenger TnpR family protein — protein MIYNFRIVSDEVDNFKREIQIDADATFLDLRNAICDSVGYDKTQFSSFFMCDEGWEREQEICLEDMGSDSSQDVYLMEDTPLSDFIEDEGQRLVWVFDYLTDRSFFIEMKRSVPGKHLIDPLCSVSMGEAPSQTVDMDDFDAKIDAKAAQQATTDLDDEFYGSTEYNEDEFEAAGFDEMTFDE, from the coding sequence ATGATATACAATTTCCGCATAGTCTCTGATGAAGTCGACAATTTCAAGCGCGAAATACAGATTGATGCCGACGCTACATTTCTTGACCTTCGCAATGCCATATGTGACAGCGTAGGATACGACAAGACCCAGTTCAGCTCGTTCTTCATGTGCGATGAAGGATGGGAGCGCGAACAAGAGATATGCCTGGAGGATATGGGAAGCGACTCTTCCCAGGATGTGTATCTGATGGAGGACACTCCTCTGAGCGACTTTATAGAGGATGAGGGCCAGCGTCTTGTATGGGTGTTCGACTATCTCACTGACCGTTCATTCTTTATTGAAATGAAGCGATCTGTACCAGGGAAGCATCTTATCGATCCCCTATGCTCCGTGTCCATGGGAGAAGCACCGTCGCAGACAGTGGATATGGATGACTTTGATGCAAAGATCGATGCCAAAGCCGCACAGCAGGCGACCACCGATCTTGACGACGAATTCTACGGCTCCACCGAATACAATGAGGACGAATTCGAAGCAGCAGGCTTCGACGAAATGACCTTCGACGAATAA
- a CDS encoding Bax inhibitor-1/YccA family protein: MYNETPTPPPYNGGGYQSASQIASTTSSVMKRVYLKMTLGLLVTAFISMFCAGSASYMQFMLTHSWFYWGLFIAELVLVFTLSARISKMASGTATLLFYAFAAINGMALAPIFLLYTATSIAKTFFICAGTFGAMSIYGYFTTQDLTKWGNFLFYALIGLIIASVVNIFTKSTGLDWVISCAGVLIFVGLTAWDTQKIKQMALYAPSNMIGHLATLGALSLYLDFINLFLYLLRFFGSSRD; the protein is encoded by the coding sequence ATGTACAACGAAACTCCGACCCCTCCCCCATATAACGGCGGAGGTTACCAGTCTGCCTCACAGATCGCGTCCACCACATCATCAGTGATGAAACGTGTCTACCTAAAGATGACTCTTGGACTGCTCGTCACAGCATTCATCTCCATGTTCTGTGCGGGAAGCGCATCCTATATGCAGTTCATGCTCACACACTCATGGTTCTATTGGGGACTATTCATCGCCGAACTCGTATTGGTGTTCACCCTTTCAGCCCGCATATCCAAGATGGCGTCCGGCACAGCCACACTGCTCTTCTATGCATTCGCGGCAATCAACGGCATGGCATTAGCACCCATATTCCTGCTCTACACGGCAACATCCATTGCCAAGACATTCTTCATCTGCGCCGGCACATTCGGAGCAATGAGCATCTATGGATATTTCACCACCCAGGATCTCACCAAATGGGGCAACTTCCTTTTCTATGCCCTCATAGGTCTCATCATTGCATCCGTTGTGAACATCTTCACCAAAAGCACCGGCCTTGATTGGGTGATCTCCTGTGCGGGTGTGCTTATATTCGTAGGTCTGACAGCCTGGGACACTCAGAAGATCAAGCAGATGGCACTCTATGCTCCCTCCAATATGATTGGTCATCTCGCCACTCTGGGCGCGCTCTCCCTCTATCTCGACTTCATCAACCTCTTCCTCTATCTGCTGCGTTTCTTCGGAAGCTCACGCGATTGA
- a CDS encoding B3/4 domain-containing protein — translation MDIRIEDTIRQAAPGLLVVAIEADVTNGETSEELWALLNRAAADIRDITELPDINRRPGIRATRDAYKALGKEPNRYRPSAEALCRRVVKGMELYRINALVDLINLVSLLSGYSIGGFDADRIQGEVLSLGVGREGEPFEAIGRGVLNIACMPVYRDSIGGIGTPTSDNERTKLDLSTRRLLMCVNVYGEEMPVEDTVRMIVDSLERFADAKNITINYYRP, via the coding sequence ATGGATATTCGGATTGAAGATACAATAAGGCAAGCGGCTCCGGGGCTGCTTGTAGTGGCGATTGAGGCTGACGTGACCAACGGCGAGACCTCCGAGGAATTATGGGCTCTGCTCAACCGTGCTGCCGCTGACATAAGGGACATTACCGAACTGCCCGACATCAACAGGCGTCCTGGGATACGTGCCACGCGTGATGCCTACAAGGCATTGGGCAAGGAGCCTAACCGTTACCGCCCGTCGGCCGAGGCTCTGTGCCGCAGGGTGGTCAAAGGTATGGAGCTATACAGGATCAATGCGCTTGTGGATTTGATCAATCTTGTGTCGCTCCTTTCGGGCTACTCTATAGGCGGCTTTGATGCCGACAGGATTCAGGGCGAGGTGCTCTCTCTGGGTGTCGGTCGCGAAGGTGAGCCGTTCGAAGCCATCGGACGAGGGGTGCTCAACATAGCCTGCATGCCTGTCTATCGTGACAGCATAGGTGGGATAGGGACCCCGACAAGCGACAATGAGCGCACAAAGCTCGACCTCTCCACACGGAGGCTTCTGATGTGCGTCAATGTCTATGGCGAAGAGATGCCGGTGGAGGACACTGTGAGGATGATTGTCGATTCCCTTGAGAGATTTGCTGACGCTAAGAATATAACGATTAATTATTACCGCCCATGA